The nucleotide sequence AGGCCCCCGCCGGGCGGCTCGCCCACCCGCGCACCGAACATTTCGCGCCACTGTTCGTCACGCTCGGCGCCGCGGGCGCGGACGCGCACAGGTCGGTGATCGACGGGTTCTGGATGGGGCTCGCCAAGCGGTCGGTCCAGTTCGGCTGAAACGGCCCCGGCGGCTCAGCCGGACGCCAGGTCCTTCTGGTACCACGCCACGTCCCAGTAGCGGCCGAACTTCCGGCCCACCTCGCCGAACGTGCCCAGGTGCCGGAAGCCGAAGCGCTCGTGCAGCCTGGTCGACGCCTCGTTCGGCTGGGTGATGCCGGCGAAGGCGCGGTGCACGTCCTCCTTCGCCAGCGCCGCGAAGAGGGCGCCGTAGAGCAGGGTGCCCACCCCGCGGCCGGTCGCGTCCGGGGCGAGGTAGACCGAGGTCTCCACCGAGGGCGCGTAGGCGGCCTTGGGGCGGTGCGGGCCCGAGGTGGCGTAGCCGAGGATGTGGCGGGAATCCGCTTCCGTGGCAACCAGGAGTCGGTGCGGGCCGTCTTCCGGGTGGGAGAGCAGCCAGGGGCGGCGCTCCATCGGGGTGAGAACCGCCGTGTCGAATGTGACGGCCGTCTCACGTACGTAGTGGTTGTACAGCGTCGTGAGGGCGTCCAGATCGGCCTCGGTCCCCGGCCTGACCTGCACCTCTGTGCTCCTGGACGGCATCGCACCTCCCCGTGTGGCGCCACAGGGTACTGCATGATCAGAAAAATCGGGGGGCAGCTTGGGAATTCTGTCCGGATTCCAGTCGTTGTTTCCCACGGATGCAGGGCACCCGAGGAGAGTCCCGAGGGAGGGTCCGGAGTGCCGAGCGTTCGCCAGGACCACCTGCCAGCCACCACCGCAAGGGAGCACGCATGGCAACCCGCGCCGTCGCCCGTCGTAAGTCCGCCAATGGGGGCACCTCCCAGGCTCCGGGCTCTGGGGGACAGACGGCTGACAGGGCAAGCAGCGTCCGCGTCCGCGGCGGCGAGATCGCCGACCGCGACCTGGTCGGCATGTACCTCGACGAGATCGCGCGTACGCCCCTGCTCGACGCCGCCAAGGAGGTCGAGCTGTCCCAGACCATCGAGGCGGGCGTGTTCGCGCGCCAGGTCCTCGACGGCCAGGAGGAGACCGCCGCCGAGGCGTCCCGCGATGAGCTCGAGGCACTGTTCGACGAGAGCGAGCGGGCCAAGGACGTCTTCATCCGCTCCAACCTCCGCCTGGTCGTGGCCGTGGCCCGGCGCTACCCGCGCAGCGGCCTGCCCCTGCTCGACCTCATCCAGGAGGGCAACGCGGGCCTGGTGCGCGCGGTCGAGAAGTTCGACTACCGCAAGGGCTTCAAGTTCTCCACGTACGCGACCTGGTGGATCCGCCAGGCCATCACCCGCTCGATAGCCGACCAGTCCCGCACCATCCGGCTCCCCGTCCACCTGGTGGAGGAGCTGGGCCGTATCCGCCGCGTCCAGCGCGAGTTCAACCGGGAGCACGGCCGGGACCCGGAGCCCGCGGAGATCGCCGCCGAGCTCGGCTCCACGCCGGAGCGTGTCACGGACGTGCTCGACTGGTCCCGTGACCCGGTCTCGCTGAACATGCCGGTGGACGACGAGGGCGAGACCCAGTTCGGCGACCTGTTGGAGGACACCTCCGCGGTCTCCCCCGAGCAGTCGGTGCTCAGCCTGCTGCGCCGCGAGGAGCTGGACGACCTGATCGGCCGCCTCGACGAGCGCACCGCCTCGATCATCAAGATGCGGTACGGCATCGAGGACGGCCGCGAGCGGACCCTCACCGAGGTCGGCAAGGAGCACGGTCTGACCCGCGAGCGGATCCGGCAGATCGAGAAGCACGCGCTGCTGGAACTGAAGAAGCTGGCCCGCGACACGGGGTTCGACGCGGCGGCCTAGGACCCCTGGCGGGGGAGCGGGCGTGCGGTACGGACGTGCGCGCGGTGCGATCGCGCCGGGTGCGCGGTCGTCCGCTCGGTGCGGTCGGCGCCGGGTGTATGAGCGGCGCCCGGTGCGCGACCGGCGCGTGTCGGGGCGCCCGGTGGCGGAAGACGGCGCAAACATGGCGCGGTCCCGTCGCTTCAACGCCCCGGGGCGAGGGAACAACCCTTGCGGGCACCGGAGTCGAGGCTCCGGGGACCGCACTCCCCCGTAGTACGGCGCGCAGCGGCCCCACCGCTGCGCCAGGCCCGCCCTCCGGGGCGGGCGCCCACGGACCAGTTCCGACGTCATCCCCCCCGGCGTCGGGACTTCCCGCCGGGCCCCGGCGCCACCCCCCCCGGCGCCGGGGCCCGGCTTTTTTTCTGCCCGGGCGGCCTCGGGGCGGGCATGGCACAGCGGGCCACCCCGCACCTGAACCACGGGGTGACCCGCCGAATGGCAGATTGTGCCACAGGGGCATAGCCTGCCGAGGTGAGCACCCCCCGTACCACCCGTAACACCGGCAACACCGGCACCACCGCCCGAAGGCGCTCCTTCCCGGCCTCTCCGGCGGCTTCCCTCACCGAGCGCCGCAAGGCCGAGACCCGTATGGAGATCGCCCGCGCCGCCGCGACCCTCTTCGTCCGGCAGGGCCTGCGGGCCACCCGCGCCGAGGACATCGCCCACGCCGCGGGCATCGCGCCGCGCACCTTCTACCGCTACTTCGCGTCCAAGGAGGAGGCGGTGGCCCCGCTGTACGCGGCCGGCGCCCAGCTCTGGACCGCGACCGTCCGCGAGGCCCCGGCCCACCTCGCCCTCCCCGAAGCCCTGCGGCACGCCGTCGACCGCACCCTCGCCCCCGGCGTCGGCGTCTCCGCGTCCGCCTGGGAGTGGGCCCGCACCCTCATCCGCATGGCCCACACCAGCCCGGCCCTGCGCAAGGTCTGGGCGGAGGTCTGCCAGGCGTCGGAGACGGAACTGGCCGAGGCGCTGGCCGCGCGGCTGACGCCGGCCGACGGCGCCGACGTCGCCGAAGCGGCGACCCCCCGCCTCCGCTTCGCCGCGGCGGTCGCGGGCGCGGCCGTACGCGTCGCCGTGGAGACCTGGGCCCTCACCGATGCCCCGCCCACCGGCCCGGCCGGACCCGCCGCGCTGGCCGTCGGCAACCTGGTGGCCCTGGGCGACTTCGCCTGGGAAGCCCCTCAGGACTGAGGGGCGGGCGCACTCCCGGCACGGAGCAGTCGCGCCCCCAGCGCCCGCACGGCCTCGGTCAGCACGTCCGGACCCTGGACCGTGAACTCGTGGCCCGTCATCG is from Streptomyces seoulensis and encodes:
- a CDS encoding GNAT family N-acetyltransferase codes for the protein MPSRSTEVQVRPGTEADLDALTTLYNHYVRETAVTFDTAVLTPMERRPWLLSHPEDGPHRLLVATEADSRHILGYATSGPHRPKAAYAPSVETSVYLAPDATGRGVGTLLYGALFAALAKEDVHRAFAGITQPNEASTRLHERFGFRHLGTFGEVGRKFGRYWDVAWYQKDLASG
- a CDS encoding sigma-70 family RNA polymerase sigma factor produces the protein MATRAVARRKSANGGTSQAPGSGGQTADRASSVRVRGGEIADRDLVGMYLDEIARTPLLDAAKEVELSQTIEAGVFARQVLDGQEETAAEASRDELEALFDESERAKDVFIRSNLRLVVAVARRYPRSGLPLLDLIQEGNAGLVRAVEKFDYRKGFKFSTYATWWIRQAITRSIADQSRTIRLPVHLVEELGRIRRVQREFNREHGRDPEPAEIAAELGSTPERVTDVLDWSRDPVSLNMPVDDEGETQFGDLLEDTSAVSPEQSVLSLLRREELDDLIGRLDERTASIIKMRYGIEDGRERTLTEVGKEHGLTRERIRQIEKHALLELKKLARDTGFDAAA
- a CDS encoding TetR/AcrR family transcriptional regulator, whose amino-acid sequence is MEIARAAATLFVRQGLRATRAEDIAHAAGIAPRTFYRYFASKEEAVAPLYAAGAQLWTATVREAPAHLALPEALRHAVDRTLAPGVGVSASAWEWARTLIRMAHTSPALRKVWAEVCQASETELAEALAARLTPADGADVAEAATPRLRFAAAVAGAAVRVAVETWALTDAPPTGPAGPAALAVGNLVALGDFAWEAPQD